Proteins encoded within one genomic window of Triticum aestivum cultivar Chinese Spring chromosome 2D, IWGSC CS RefSeq v2.1, whole genome shotgun sequence:
- the LOC123056044 gene encoding protein NRT1/ PTR FAMILY 2.11-like: MGFNPIRNQLSKYYFLRTHRQFPENMRSVAGALYCLGFALASYASGVMVTVVHQATRGREGRPDWLVQDLDQGRVDLFYLVTVAMAAVNLVYFVVCARWYRLKESDDDEDNSHAGDGVQLVDGSPRKSTSATPV, translated from the exons ATGGGCTTCAACCCAATAAGGAACCAACTGAGCAAATACTACTTCTTACGAACG caTAGGCAGTTCCCGGAGAACATGCGGAGCGTGGCGGGGGCTCTCTACTGCTTGGGGTTCGCCCTGGCGAGCTACGCCAGCGGGGTCATGGTGACGGTGGTGCACCAGGCGACGAGGGGGCGAGAGGGGCGGCCAGACTGGTTGGTGCAGGACCTGGACCAGGGGAGGGTCGACCTGTTCTACCTCGTCACAGTCGCCATGGCCGCCGTCAACCTCGTATACTTTGTTGTCTGCGCCCGGTGGTACAGGCTCAAGGagtccgacgacgacgaggacaacTCCCATGCCGGCGATGGCGTCCAGCTCGTCgatggaagcccaagaaagtccaCAAGTGCCACGCCGGTTTAG